In Chiroxiphia lanceolata isolate bChiLan1 chromosome 9, bChiLan1.pri, whole genome shotgun sequence, one DNA window encodes the following:
- the LEPROT gene encoding leptin receptor gene-related protein encodes MAGVKALVALSFSGAIGLTFLMLGCALEYYGVYWPLFVLIFYFICPIPHFIARRVSDDSDAASSACRELAYFFTTGIVVSAFGFPIILARVEAIKWGACGLVLAGNAVIFLTILGFFLVFGRGDDFSWEQW; translated from the exons ATGGCGGGCGTCAAAG CTCTCGTGGCCCTGTCCTTCAGCGGAGCCATCGGGCTGACGTTCCTCATGCTGGGCTGCGCCCTGGAGTACTACGG tgTCTACTGGCCTCTGTTTGTGCTGATATTTTACTTCATCTGCCCCATTCCCCACTTCATTGCCAGAAGAGTGAGTGATGACAGTGatgctgccagcagtgcctgcagagaACTGGCCTATTTCTTCACCACAGGAATTGTTGTCTCAGCTTTTGGATTTCCAATAATCCTTGCACGGGTTGAAGCA ATCAAATGGGGAGCCTGTGGCCTGGTGCTGGCTGGCAATGCAGTCATTTTCCTTACTATTTTAGgctttttccttgtgtttggGAGAGGAGATGACTTTAGCTGGGAGCAGTGGTAG